From a single Actinomycetota bacterium genomic region:
- a CDS encoding zinc ribbon domain-containing protein: protein MGDIFGEIWNNPTVELVRNLLILFGIVLHFALVFWTARDASRRGAMSLFWGVAILIFGVPGWLIYLVVRPPELAADVRERDLEIRAKELELQKELESCPGCLQPVEKDFLICPYCMKKLRNPCIECSKPLKLNWNVCPFCKVKQ from the coding sequence ATGGGCGACATCTTCGGTGAAATATGGAACAACCCGACCGTGGAGTTGGTGCGCAACCTTCTGATTCTCTTCGGGATCGTACTCCACTTTGCGCTGGTTTTCTGGACCGCAAGGGATGCTTCCCGCCGAGGAGCCATGAGTCTATTCTGGGGGGTTGCGATTCTGATTTTCGGCGTCCCTGGTTGGCTCATCTACCTGGTGGTTCGCCCACCTGAACTCGCTGCCGATGTCAGGGAGCGGGATCTCGAGATTCGCGCAAAGGAACTTGAGCTGCAGAAGGAACTGGAGTCGTGCCCAGGCTGTCTTCAGCCGGTGGAGAAGGATTTCCTGATATGCCCTTACTGCATGAAGAAACTTCGCAATCCCTGCATCGAGTGCAGCAAGCCGCTGAAGCTGAACTGGAACGTGTGTCCGTTCTGTAAAGTGAAGCAGTAA